One region of Cytobacillus sp. IB215665 genomic DNA includes:
- the yeiL gene encoding transcriptional regulator YeiL has product MRIYKDEKRLHYLKESSIEALFSFPIDEFIEVHEYKRDEWIIQEGSVPNFLFYVIEGKAKIYVTHQNGKVSLLNFVSPKEYIGEMELLNEVYYTKGIQASTKTICLALPLHRYRKQLLEDVVFLRELSKLLSLKSTIMAAKYSQSLSFPLENRLAEFILNTSDNGIYMEKHVTVCEFLGVSYRHLMHVLAQFCDKGLLVKEGRQYRIKQHNSLYNLAEMLWNK; this is encoded by the coding sequence ATGAGAATTTATAAAGATGAGAAAAGACTACATTATTTAAAAGAGAGCTCTATTGAGGCTTTGTTTTCTTTTCCGATTGACGAATTTATCGAGGTTCATGAATATAAAAGGGATGAATGGATTATCCAAGAAGGCAGCGTGCCGAATTTTTTATTTTATGTCATCGAAGGTAAAGCAAAAATTTATGTAACGCATCAAAACGGAAAAGTCTCTTTATTAAATTTTGTTAGCCCTAAGGAATATATTGGGGAAATGGAATTATTAAATGAGGTTTATTATACAAAAGGAATACAAGCATCTACCAAGACTATTTGTCTTGCACTACCTCTTCATCGCTATCGTAAACAATTACTAGAAGATGTGGTATTTCTACGTGAACTAAGTAAATTATTAAGTTTGAAATCAACAATAATGGCTGCAAAATATTCGCAAAGTTTATCATTCCCACTTGAAAACCGTCTTGCGGAATTTATCTTAAATACCTCTGATAATGGCATATATATGGAGAAACACGTAACTGTTTGTGAATTTTTAGGTGTTTCCTATCGACACTTAATGCATGTACTTGCACAATTTTGCGATAAGGGGCTATTAGTGAAAGAAGGACGTCAATATCGTATAAAACAGCATAACTCACTATATAATCTTGCTGAAATGTTGTGGAATAAGTGA